The window CATTGCTGACAAACAAATGGCTTCCGGTTACAAGAGATGTATCTATCCTTTCCCGCATAGAATGAGTTGAGACTTCCCCCTTTCTGTAGTTCCTGGGGACGGGGGGGATTGGAagaattggtattatttcttcattaaatattcaGTGAAATTCACCCGTGAAGCCATCTCAGTCTATTCTGCCCTTTTGGGtgcaatacaaatttttaaacttttttattggtGTCTGGCTGTTTTAGATTTATACTTCCTGTGTCTGTTTTTGGTCATTGATATCCTATAGGAATTTGTTAATTTCATCTGATTTTCAAATATGTAATCCTAATTAATCATAAGAATTCTTTGTAATCCTTTTAATGTCTATGTGTCTATGTATTGACTATTTTAATTTAcagaaaatgtgtatatttatcacATGTGTGCCCAATTCTCCAGCCCTTTAGCCCCTGACTAGCCCCATTTTAACTCTCTACTTGTATGAGATCATTTTCTGCCCATTCCTCATACTTAAATGAAATCACGCAGCATTTGTTCTTTGTGCTTGACTTGTTTCATTTAGTGTAATCTCCTGCAGGTTCAtttcatgttgctgcaaatgacagatttctgtcttttttaaagctgaatagtattccattgtgtgtgtatgtgtgtgtgtgtgtgagagagagagagagagagagagagagagaaagagagagagagagagagagagagagagagagagagaaagacattttctttattcattcatcctttgATGGGTgcttaggttgattccaaagcttggctattgtgaatagtgttttAGTAAATCTGAGAGATATCTCATGGACATACTTATTCATATACTTTGGATACAGTCCCAGTTGCTGGGTGGCTAGattattttcaatcttttgaGGAGCTTCCATATTATCTGTCATCATAGCTGTGCTCATTTACATTCCCCCAATATTGTGCCAAGGTTTCCTTTTCTCCGTGTCCTTGCCAATGCTTGCCTTTCCTTTGTGATAATAGTCTTCTTACCAAGTGTGAAGCGAGatctctcagtgtagttttaaattatgtttccttgatgattagtgattttgagcattttttcatatacctgcagtttgtttgtcttcttttgagaagcgtctgttcaagtcctttgccgGTGTTTAAATTGGATGTTTGTTTTTCTGCTATTCAATTATACGTGTatatgtgttctttatatattttggatattaaccccttaaAAACATATGCTTTGCAGAtgttttctccattctgtagCCTGTCTTTTCATTtggttgattatttccttttctgtgcacaAGCTTTTCAGTTTGGTGTAAtaccatttttctaattttgtttttgttgccagGGTTTGGGGTTCAGTCAAAATATCATTGCTCAGACCAATCACATGGAGTACTGCAGTATATTTTCTTCAAGTAGTTTTATAGTTCCATGTGTTATGTTGAAGTTTTTTATCtactttgaaatgatttttgtatgtggtatgaTATGTTCTTAATTatcattcttctgcatatagTTATCCATTTGTCCCAATGCAATTTATTCAAGAGACAGTCCTTTCTTCTCTGTACTTAACCCCCAGCACTATTGGTTGACCCAAGGGGAACTCTAGCACTTaggtacatccctagccctatttatttatttatttatttatttatttagagacaggatcttgctaagttgtctaggctggcttGAACATATGATCAAGTCACTGGTTTAGTGGGCATTGCCACTATGCCTGAACCTTCTGTGTACTCTTGGTACACAGTGTATTAAAAATCAACTGACCATAAATACACCCATTCCCACCAACCTTCAGACTCCCTATTGTTTTCCATTGACAAGTGAATCTGTTTTCATAGCCATTGTTTTGTGTCTTTATTAGCATAGCTTTTTTGGGGGCtggcacactcgcctggcatatatgcggcccaggttccatcctcagcaccacatacaaacaaagatgttgtgtctgccgaaaactaaaaaataaataaaaatttttttaaaaaagattgcagatcagggctgagaatatagctttgtcagtagagtgcttatttaaaaaaaagaaaaaagcatagtTTTGTTATAGATTTTAAACTCAtggtgatgcctccagctttgctcCTTTAGctgaatttgaaatattttagtgtttCTCTATATCAGTTTTTTCAACCCATTAGCACAAGATatctttcaactttttttgtCTGTTTCAATTTTTGTATCAACTTTTTTATAGGTTTCATTATATAGATATCTCACTTCTTTGTTaactttaagtattttattttattatagctatTATAAGTGGgggtttcttcatttcttttggatagttGTTAGTATAGAAAATCAATTaacttttgtatattgattttacaTCCTAGAACTTTACTGAATTAGTTTTTTATTCTAAGAtttctgtgtgtatgtttgtgaaATCCGTAGGGTTTTCAATAAGATCATGTTGTCTGCAACGAGGAAAAATTTAACTTCCATGTTGGatatctgtttcttcttttacttGCCTAATTGCTTGGGCTAAGACTTTCTGTACCATGTTGACAAAAGTGGTGAGAATGGGCTTTTTCCTGATCTTGGAAGAAGGGTTTTCACCATCTCACTGTTGATTATGATATTACCTCTGAGTTTGTCATGTACGGactttatttattgtatattccTTGTGTAATtaatttgttgagagtttttatcatgaaaggatatagaacttcatgatatgctTTTTGTGTATCTTTTGAATTCATCATATGGTTTTAGTATTACATTCTgttaaaatttgtatgttgaagcaTCCTTGCATtatgagtcagggtctcactaagttgcttatgacctcactgaattgctgaggctggctttgaacttgtgatcccctgtgccactgcacttggcctttctttttctttctttagtcagGTTAGTTACATTTGATCACCTTTATTAACTcttaaaggaacatttttttcatctattgttAGCCtgtttatgtcatttatttttgcttgatgTTTATTTGGCAATCTCTATTGTGATAAGGATATGGAGACCATAGAATTCAGTGCAGTCACTGATATAATTGTGTTTATATTTACTACTTTGTTATTTGTGTTCTATATTTCTTCTGAAGTTTCTtggtatttttcttctcttgagtgcctttttttgttgttgttcttgaatAAATATATTCCAGGATAGAAATTTAGTCTTCCTGTGTTTCTAGCTGTATTTTTGTTGTCTTAGTGCTTGATCTGGTGATTACAAAATGCACTCTATTCTGTCTCAATCTACTTCACATCAATACTAACTGAATTCCTGCAAAAtatagaaacttggcacaaatacttcatttccttcctccttctttgtgAGCTTattgttatatatacacacacacaatatacatatataaattatcaaaGTAGTACTTAATTATCGTGttaatatatttccaaattattaagAAGTAATTTGGGAAATGAACTATAGAGTTTTTGatagtttatttctttctatGAATTTGAACCACGTGTTGAAGGAATTTTAGTTGCAACTGAACATCTTTCAATATTGTGCCACACACCATGGCACATGCCATAACCcccaatttgggaggctgaggcaggagaatcgtaagTTCCATCAAGGTCAGTCTCACTAACTGAGGAagtgtctgggttcaatccccagtgggcCCCCCGTGTGCCCCcccaaaacaaatccaaaaaaagaaaaaaaaatcatcaagctCATGTGCCAGCAACACACTCTAATTCTCTTCTGGTATTACAtctatttccctttatttttgaagaattttttttgccTTATATGGATTTCTggcattttcctctttctttcagtCTTTTACTCAACTTTGGTTACCCAGAGTCTGCTTATACTTGGTAAATAATAGTATATCAGTTTATGTAAATGTTGAATAAGTGAACGAATTGTGCTTTATTTAAATTATCTCATGGGGAGCCATAGAATGACTGGcttgaattatcttttttttatttttatttgtgttgtatgtggtgctgaggattgaacccagggcctcgtgcatgtgaggcaagcactctaccaactgagctatatccccagcccttgaatttaTCTTTACTATTTTGTTCATCACACTGTGACCATCTCTGTTCTCAGCTGATCAGGGGCTGGTAACAATGTGATGAAGCTTGGTTAGTGAGGACAGTCTGTGATTTCTTAACTtgtgtttttccccccttctttctAGGATACGAATGATGTCATGAGAAGGTATGTGTGCGATACCAGGGATGATCCTTTTGTGTAGTAAGAAGAGATTTGTAGTTAGTAGAATTATCTGGCGTTCAGTTAGAATACAACATCTCCCAGATCAGGTAAATTTAGATATAGTATTATCTTAAATTTATAATCACAAATCACGATTTGAGTATTGTATAGACTAGACAGATTCTATGATGGGGACTTGGGTTGTGGAGGTCAGAGTTTGAAACAGTAGTTGTCCTGGGGATAAGATGTTCTAACATCAGACCCCCTGTGGCATTTCTTGCCCTCTTGTGCCTACTTCTAGCTCTGATTGCAGTTTTAATGCCTGCTTTATTTACTGTAGgcaagatttttcttctttgtctgaTAAGTACTAAGAATTATTCGTTGGGACAATTCCTGGATGTTTGTATGTTTCTTCTGGGAATAAAGGAGACCAAGGGCTTCTTTGTGATTTCTATTTAGATTTTCACAAACAAACTAGAATCCCTGGATAATTAAAAATCTTGACTGAAGCTGAAGTTGGTCTATCAGGGATAAAGTGTATGAAAGAGTTTCTGTATGTACAAGCATCTTCCAGTTGCATGATAAGGAGTCTGAACCATCAGGAACTAAGTTGAAGTTGCCAGAAGGCACTGCCTTGATGTGCAAGGATAGCAACACACCAGAATCAGTTGATCCATGTGCATCACATACATTGGGAAAGGTGCATATTTTCAGAAACATAGACTTCAGACTACTATGACTTTTGTGTTCATAGTATTGCCCTTCCCAAATGTTTGACATTTTTCCCCAGAGAATATGAAACCTCAGATGTCACATGAGGGCTTCCCTATTAGTAATAAGCTTTGAACATTTCCAGATATGATTCttacatttcttatttctcaAATACCCAGGAGCCATGACCTGCAGTCTTAGTTTCTGAACATTTTCTCCAGAACACACACTCATAGCACTGATTTTcctcatattcttttttcttagacACCAGAGTTTCGTAAAATCCAATATTTCACCATTGACCATGCATTCTaggaggtagagagagagggGCAACTTgattcattttagaaattatgCTTCTGAGATGTTAAGCCCCTCACAAGATCACAAAGAAAGTAAATAGGGAGGTGACCATGAAACATTTCTTAGGAGTTCAGAGTTAGgaatcttcccttcccttctcaggATCCTTGGTGAAGAAAGTTCAAGTGCATCAATGGGGTGAAATGATGGAAAGAAATCGTTGTTGTCGGGTGGGACCACAAGGTCTGAAGTGTGGGTCAACTTTTTCCATCCCTAGGCATAAGGACTTAATGCTGAGGAAGCCAGAAACTTTCCCCAAGGAACATAGAAGAGTGTTCCAAGCTCCTGATCTGAAGGGGATGCTGCAGGTGTCTCAAGGTGAGAAGAGCTAGGTTAAGTGTGTGATTCTAGTGGTGGCAGGTGATAGATGGGGAAGAAGGTGTGGTTTCTAGGTATGGGTAGAGGAGACAAGGGAGAGTGGACTCTGTGTGTTCACAATGTGATCATATTTAATGGGGAGTGGCCATTCATCCTCACTTGCCAGTTTACTGCCCTATGAtatccctcctccttttcctaaTCTGGAAATGGAATGGATTTCAGTGCTGACACCTTTGTATTTCACACTatgaatttttctcatttcagagCTGACAAATGTTCAACGATACTGGGGTAAGCAGAAATTATTGTATCATAAGCCACAGTCTTCTCAATGTCTTTCAGAATTGATTTCTCTGATAGTTCTCATGTTGCTCCTTCCAACAGTCACTCACATACCttgtttcttcagtgttctatctctctgactttttttttttggtagttgtacaTGGGtagagtgcctttattttatttgtttatttttatgtggtactgaggattgatcccagtgcatcatgcatgctatgcaagccctctaccactgtgctacagtcccagccctctcTATGACTTCTGATCAGAATTTATTCCACTTCTTAAATTCTTCTCAGGATTCCTTTAATAAGATCACAAATAAAGCTAAATTGTAGCTGTCATGTAACTCTAATTTTTCTACAGTTCACCTGACACTGTCTCCAAGCAACAATCCAAATATTGTCATTTCTAAGGACCAGAGACAATTAAGATATGTAACTCCCTACTCACGCAAGCATGTATTTGAACACTCGCGTAAGCGTGGGAATTATCATGAAGGTGTTCTGGGCTACCCACCTATCACATCAGGAAAACATTACTGGATGGTAGATGTGTCCAAGAAGAAGGCCTGGTATCTGGGGTTGTGTGATAGAAGTTATTTTCAATCCTCAAATTTCCAGGGACAGAGTAAAAATTATCAACCTAAATGTGGCTATTGGGTTATAGGGCTTCACACATTTGAATATAATCCTTTTGTGGAGGATGCTAGGCTTCCCATATTTGAATATAAAGCTTTTGCGGAGGATGTTCACTGTGATCCTTTGACCTTGGTCCTCTCTGTGACTGTTCCTCCACAACATATTGGGGTTTTCCTAGATTATGAGGCTCGTGAACTTTCTTTTTACAATGTTACAAACCATGggtttctcatctataaattCTCCAATTGTTCCTTTCCTAAGGaagtttttccttatttcaaTCCTGAGACATGTCCAGAGCCCATGACACTCCACTGGCCAAGCTCTTGAAACTTCTTACTCTGACTCCGTCTGTGCAGTGCCTCTGGCCCTTTTGTGTATCCTATGCACCTGAGCTCACCTGCATCATTTTATTCACCTTTCCTTGCTATCTTCAGCATTTCTGTTAGGAAGTCTTTCACTCATAGATGTGTATAAGGATTTATAAATCTTCATATGAGGATTTATCCCTCCATCATCTCCCATGCTTCCAAGGCAAAATGACCATTAAATAATCCTCATTAAATAATCCCATTGTTGAGATAACACCTCTGCCAAATCTTGAAAACTCTATTCTTTTTTTGCTACTGACAGAAGATTATTGAGGTCTATGCATAGGAGTGCCTCTATAGAATGACCCCTTAACCCATGTCAGTTTACCCATGATGCTTCTTATTCATCAAGGAATCAAGGAGTTAAGAAGATGTCTCCTAAATGTAATATACTAACAATAGTTGTTTTGTATATGGAGTATCTATGTTCAGATTCTGTCCCTTTACACATTAGCCGTATAACcttgaataacaacaacaaaaatggatgtgctttttttttaataataattttggctTAAAAATTGTATCTGATACTTTGGATCAGTGTGAGAAAGTAAATGAAGTACAAAGTATCTTTTGAAGTGTCCCAATGAGTATTTGTTCTGTTAAATACCAGAAAGTATCAGTGGTATCAGTATTCCATGAAACAGGTTGTGTGAAAGGGAGCTAGGATTGACTTTTTACTGGAGTCTCATTTTTATGTCCTAGATACTAATACCAAGACCACCTATGTGCCaagtatatattatgtattttactttttcaatttgtttatttgttttgcttttttaattctgGTGATGCCACATGTGGTCCCTATCAAGTAAATGAAACTAAATTGTAAGGGATTCAGATTaccatttaaaagaaatagatacaAATAATCCTTATGAAACTCACTCCATGTACTATTGTGAAAATTAACCAACAGGATATTTTTAATAACCTATCTTGATTTGATAAGAAGTAATCCCTTGATAGGCAGTAATTCAGTGATAGATtatttcctagcatgtgcaaagccctggaattcagtcctcagcaccccctgaaaaaagtaagaaaatgtaaTACTGTAGCCTGATGTCCATTCTTTTTTATCCTCCTCacaatgattaaataaatgattttttaaaaataactagattAAAAgatcacagatttttaaattttaaatagattgTAAATAAGTGtttctgtataattaaaaatgttaacttcatgcctgtttagtcttttttttcttcatacttcTATAGTAATTCTGTTTCATTGAAAGtccttttctctgttttaaaataaattttcatgtatATTAATTACAATGTTACAGGGAGTTAGAAGCATATTTGAGGATTTCTGAACAGTAGTATggtaagtatttttgtttttgtttttgttttttttttccttattgtgaTGAAGAAAAAAGCCTGTTATTCAGTGAGCTCCTAGGAGAATTGTTTCTGTGGTGAATGTTTGTACAGTGTCCTGTGGGAGCCCTATGTATTCCATTTCTTCCCCAGTTGAACTCTAggctaagaagaagaaaaagaaaaaaaaaaaaaaagagggagactGTTTGGTCAAGTAGTATTTGTTCTCAGTAGTTCTTTGACATAGGAATTCCTAAGTTCTTTATCTTTGGGTGAATTTTAATGAGAGTCCAAGATAGACAATGCCTaactgctctgtgtgtgtgtgtgtgtgtgtatacacgtgCGCACACGCCCATCTCAGTACTCATCCTTTGAAACTGGAGAAAATCAAACCTATGAATTTTCCCTTAAATCTTGCCTTCCTGTCACCCCATTGCTCTGATGACTGAGGTGTTCAGTCACTAGAAACAATTGGTACTACCTTAAGTTCTTGAAAAGTGTCATTCATGTCTTTCCATGTACTGAAATACCCAGTAGCCCGGTTCAGAATGAAGTTTACAGTTACAAggaaataaaacccagaaattGTGGAAACAACAGAAGAGAGGGATGTACTACAGGGTATctatctgccgcagtctggctgggcacaattcaggagccacttgtcaaaagaaactaactttatttttagaaacacacacgccaaacaaaacagctcctcaggaaaaaccctcagagcccaactgccaccagcggcttcccacaagcctctcaccacaaCACacgcctctccacctcccacaatgctcctgctcttgaggccgattggctgggtatGTGGGCAGAGcgaaaaaagtcccccaatgagcagctctgtggtctgaaagggcagggaaacagcccaatgagcatcaccgcagaggagccaatcagctagatgttgctggggccgctgtgagccaatcatcagttggcagtctgaaagggcagggaaacagctcaatgagcaacaccgcagaggagccaatcagctagatgttgctggggccactgtgagccaatcatcagccggcagctggaagtttgctggcagctggaagtttgctggggcccctttggctgtggctctcaacgtCTCCCCCTCTccgtttaaacaacaagcatgtggcttagggaccgtgcctgccttaggttgtccaatactatatatggtccttacccgttattggatgagctgacctcagggcgtcagcctcttgtcttaggttggtaccattgcaattggatcttacccttc is drawn from Urocitellus parryii isolate mUroPar1 chromosome 4, mUroPar1.hap1, whole genome shotgun sequence and contains these coding sequences:
- the LOC113178168 gene encoding tripartite motif-containing protein 5-like, with protein sequence MAAAILGNVKEEVTCPICLDLLTQPLSLDCGHSFCQACITSSYESMMSQKGESSCPVCQISYQFENLRPNRHVANIVERLRGFKLNPEEEQKVYHCARHGEKLLLFCQEDKIVICWLCERSQEHRGHSTFLLEEVIQEYQEKFQEMLQNLKRSKEEAEKWKVDIQTEKTFWKNKIQSEVENVKIEFGKLRDILQSEEEQEIQKLKNEEEGIMNSLTESESELMRQSELVKDFISDLEHRLGGSTVEMLQDTNDVMRRHKDLMLRKPETFPKEHRRVFQAPDLKGMLQVSQELTNVQRYWVHLTLSPSNNPNIVISKDQRQLRYVTPYSRKHVFEHSRKRGNYHEGVLGYPPITSGKHYWMVDVSKKKAWYLGLCDRSYFQSSNFQGQSKNYQPKCGYWVIGLHTFEYNPFVEDARLPIFEYKAFAEDVHCDPLTLVLSVTVPPQHIGVFLDYEARELSFYNVTNHGFLIYKFSNCSFPKEVFPYFNPETCPEPMTLHWPSS